The Horticoccus luteus DNA window CCGGATAGAATTTCACGACCGGTATCTTTTGCGTTTCGACGAGGTCGCCGCCGAGCAAGATCGATCCACCGCCGGTCGCAGCTTGCAGAAAGTTCACGTCGATCTTCCGGTCCGTCGGCAAAGCGAACTCCTTCTTTGCGCCTGCGGTCGTGGTCATCACAAAGCTGCGTGCGTCCGGATCGAATGAAAGTTCCACCGGAGTCTCGCTGCGCAGCGCCGTCTTCCGGGCTTCACGCACCGTTTTCCAGAACACCTCGTCCGGCGTCTTCGGCTGATCGCTCAACATCCGATTCGCACCGACCAGCAGCACGGCGGCGAGCATCGCCATGACCGCGATGCTGAGCAAAATCTCCAAAAGCGTAAACGCCGACTGCGCAGATGCAGCCGGTGGGAAGCGGCGGGGTCGCCGGCTAATCAACCGGCTTGGAACGAGAAAAATCACCAATTCCCGATGTCGTCATCACTCTCCGTGCCATCCGGTCCCAACGAGAACACATCGTAGCTGTTCTTGTTGTGAGTGCCCGGATAACGATATTGATACGGATGGCCCCACGGATCCAGCGGCTGCTTGTCCCCCCGCGCCTGAATATACGGGCCGTGCCAGCGGTCGGCCTTGCCCTGCGGTGGCGTGATCAACGCCTGAATGCCTTCCGCCGTGGACGGGTAGTCGCCCATCTGCAGTCGATAAGTCGTCAGTGGCGTGGCCATGCTTTCGTTCACAAACAACTTCGCGGTGGTGACCTGCGCCCCGCCGAAGATGGTGTCGGTCTTGACCACCGCCAGCCCCACGAGGAGGCCGAGGATCGCCAAAGCCACCAAAATTTCCAGGAGCGTGAACGCCGAACGTGAGCGGGAGGTTTTTTTGCGAGCAAACATTGCGTGAGCGAAAGCCATGGGAAGAAAGCGTAAAACAGGAAACGGTAAAGGGAGCGAAAAAGGATGCAATCCGCAATCCCCCCGCGGAGACGCGCGGCCGTGCGCCGGGTTACTGCGCGTGGCGGGTTTGAACAAGAACGGCGGAGGCTTTCGCCTCCGCCGTCTTCACCTGTATCAGACACCACCACGTCAGCTGCAATGGCCATGGTGGAAACGTTTTGGCGGGAAAACTCCGCCGACCGCATCGGGGATTTACCTATGCATGTAGGCCCGCCCTCGTCAAGACGAAGGCCGTCTACTGCGTCTGGTTGGCGCCCCCGCCCGGACTTGAACCGGGATGCGCGGTTTAGGAAACCACTGCTCTATCCAGTTGAGCTACGGGGACGTAGGTCACAAATGACGGCAATATCCCTTGCCTGACCCCTTCGAACTCATTGCGAAGATAGGCGCCCATTACAACCAACATTTCCCGCGGACGCCTTCGTAAGAGCGAGACCCTTGGCCCACCCCGCTCGCTATCACGCGGTCGCACGCTACTTCCGCGACGCGCGACGGTTCTCTTGCTCACAGTGCCGCTAAACGGAGCAGCCCCCACAGCAGGCCGACGATGGC harbors:
- a CDS encoding type II secretion system protein, with protein sequence MIFLVPSRLISRRPRRFPPAASAQSAFTLLEILLSIAVMAMLAAVLLVGANRMLSDQPKTPDEVFWKTVREARKTALRSETPVELSFDPDARSFVMTTTAGAKKEFALPTDRKIDVNFLQAATGGGSILLGGDLVETQKIPVVKFYPDGTCDPFRIQFRGQTGEPWSLAIDPWTCAPVLVAPKP
- the gspG gene encoding type II secretion system major pseudopilin GspG, which codes for MFARKKTSRSRSAFTLLEILVALAILGLLVGLAVVKTDTIFGGAQVTTAKLFVNESMATPLTTYRLQMGDYPSTAEGIQALITPPQGKADRWHGPYIQARGDKQPLDPWGHPYQYRYPGTHNKNSYDVFSLGPDGTESDDDIGNW